CACCGACTTGTGCCTGGGTGCGCTGGCCCAGGTGCTTCCTGAGCGGGTTCCCGCCGAGGGCGCCGGCGCACTGTGGAACTTCCAGGCCAGCGCCCGCGCCGCCGACCCCGAGGGTGCGCCGCGTCCCCCGGTCGAGTTGCTGATGTTCAACAGCGGGGGCAGCGGGGCCCGGCCCGGCCTCGACGGGCTCACGGCAACCGCGTTCCCGTCGGGGGTGATGACGATGAGCACCGAAGCCACCGAGCAGGTCGGGCCCATCATCATCTGGCGCAAGGAGATCCGCGAGAACAGTGGCGGAGCCGGACGCATGCGGGGCGGCCTGGGACAGGTCATCGAGATAGGGGCCACCGACGGTTACCAGCTCGTGTTCTCGGCGATGTTCGATCGGGTCGATCACCCGGCCAGGGGAAGACACGGTGGCGGCAACGGAGCACCCGGCCGTGTGTACCTGGACGATGGTTCGCCTTTCCGCTCAAAGGGCAAACAGCTGATTCCTGCCGAGCGTCGCGTCGTGCTCGAGCTGCCAGGCGGCGGCGGGTTCGGCGACCCGGCCCAGCGAGATCCGGCGCTGTCGGCCAACGACTCTCTGCAGGGTTATGTCGTCTGATTCGGACGCGATGGGGCTGTGGGGAGCGGTCTCCATCGGCGTTGGCGGCATGGTCGGAGGCGGCATCTTCGCGGTGCTCGGTTTGTCGGTCGAGCTGACTCAGAGCGCCGCGCCACTGGCGTTCCTGCTGGCTGGAGTGGTCGCCGGGCTGACCGCCACCTCTTACGCCAAGCTGGCGGTCAGGTTCCCCAGTAGGGGAGGCACCATCGTCTATCTCAACGAGGCATTCGGCGGTGGGCTTCTGAGCGGGGGCCTCAACGTCTTGTTGTGGCTCAGCTACGTGATCATGCTGTCGTTGTACGCGTCGGCGTTCGGCAGCTATTTCGTGACCCTGTTGCCGGGCAATCCGCCCGGCTGGGCCTTCAACGCGGCCCTCAGCGGCTCGGTCATCGGGCTCACCGCGCTGAACGCGGCCAGCGCCGCTGCGGTGGGACGCGCCGAGGAGTGGATCGTGCTCATCAAGATCACGATCCTGGTCGTGTTCGTCGCCGCGGGTCTCACGGTTGTGCAGCCCGGGCGTCTTGCGCCCAGCGAATGGGCTTCGCCGCTGGCCATCGTGGGTGGGGGAATGCTGATCTTCGTCGCCTACGAGGGTTTCGAGCTGATCGCCAACTCGGCCGAGGACATGTCCGACCCCGGCCAGGTGTTGCCGAAGGCCTTTGGTATCTCGGTCCTGAGTGTGACGGTGCTGTACGTGTTGGTCGCAGTGGTGACGGTGGGTGTGTTGTCGCTGTCGGAGATCCAGTCGGCGGCCGACTTCGCGCTGGCCGAGGCGGCCCGGCCCCGGTTCGGCCAGTTCGGTTTCACGGTCATAGGCGTGGCGGCGGTGTTGTCGACCGCATCCGCGATCAACGCCACCCTGTACGGCGCCACCCGCCTCACCTTCAGCGTCGCCAAGTCGGGCGAGCTGCCCGAACCGTTCTCGCAGCGGATGCGCGGTGGGGTCGCCGAAGGACTGCTGATAACCAGTGCCCTGACGCTGGTCATAGCCAACACGGTCGATCTCAGCAGCATCTCGACCGTGGGCAGCGTCGGGTTCCTGATCGTGTTCGGAGCTGTCAACCTGGCCCACATCCGCCTGCGCGACGGCGACGAGGCGCTGTGGTTTCCGATGCTCGGTGCCGTCGGTTGCGCCGTCGCCATCGTTGCGCTGCTGATTCAGGCCTCCCAAGACAGCATCGTGTCGGTGCTCTTGGCAGGCGGCCTGGTTGGCGTTTCGTTCCTGATCGAGGCCGCCTACCGCAGCTACTCGGGCAAGACGAAGACCCTCTTGCCCTGATCTCCTCACCTGCGAGCGCACACTGCCGACTGTTCAGATGGTGTGCGGTCGCCGGGACATCGAGGAGAACTCGTGCTCACAGTCAAGCGTCGTCTGATAGTCGGAACGATTGTCGTCGTCGGATTCATGAGCGTTCTGGCGGCGGTGGTGGTGACCCGATCCAACGCCACGATCAGCCGCATCGACGACGCTCAGGCAGCGATCGCCCAGATCGATTCGGGCGTCGCTGATGATGCTCTGGCCGAGGCCAGCAGCGCAGCCAACGCGTCGCGGGCCGCTGCCGTGGTCGGTGCCGGCGTGCTGGGGATCATGATGTTCGGATTCGGTGCCTCGGTGTTGCTCGGCTTGTTGGGCCAGCTGCGTCGCTTCACCCAGGCCGCCGAGACAATCGCCGCGGGCGAACTCGATGTCGAGCGAATGCCCGAGGACCAGGGAGATTTCATCGACGGCCTGGCCAGCGCCTTCAACTCGATGACGGATGTGCTTTCGGCGGTGGCGGCCGAAGCCGACGCAATCGCAAATGGCGACATCAACGTCGACCACGGAATACCGGGTGGGGTTGGACGTTCGTTCGACGCCATGGTCGCCTCATTGAGCGACATGGTCGGACACATGAACCGCTCGTCTCAGCGGCTGGCTGCGGCGGCGTCAGAGCTGACATCGGTGTCGATGGCTGTTGGCGAGGGTGCCGACCGCACCGCGGCCGAGGCCGGCGTGGCGTCGGCAGCCGGCGACGAGGTGTCGCACCGGGTTTCGACCATCGCTGCGGCGGTCGAGGAGATGAACGCAACGATCCGCGACGTCGCTTCGAACGCGTCGGAGGCGGCCACGGTCGCCAGCAATGCCGTCGCCGTTGCAGAGGAGACGTCGGCCACCATCGCCAAGCTGGGTGATTCGAGCCAGCAGATCGGTGATGTGATCTTGTTGATCAACTCGATCGCAGAGCAGACCAACCTGCTGGCTCTCAACGCGACGATCGAAGCGGCCCGGGCCGGTGCTGCGGGCAAGGGTTTCGCCGTGGTGGCCAGCGAGGTCAAGGAGTTGGCCAGCCAGACGGCCGAGGCCACCCAGGAGATCGCCGAACGCATCGAGGCGATCCAGGCCGACACGGCTGGGGCCGTTGCCGCCAGTCAGCGGGTGGGCGAGACCATCGCTCGCATCAACGAGATATCGATGTCGATCGCGGGTGCGGTCGAAGAGCAGTCGGTCACCACGTCGGAGATCGGTCGCAACATCGAAGAGACCGCCGACAAGACCAACGGCATCGCCAACAGCATCAGCGATCTGGCGCTGGCGGCATCCGACACGCAGCGCTCGACCGCCAGCACCCGCGCCGCGGCCGAGGAGCTGACATCGATGGCTGCCGAATTCGCCGAACTGGTCGGACGCTACCGCTGAGAATTCTGACCTGCCGCTGAGGGCTGTTGACTAGGCGGGTGTCACATAACGAGCTGTCAGCTCGCCCAGGACTTCGAGGCATTCGGTTGCGCACGAGCTGAGAACGTCGGCAACGGGCTCTATGGCGTCGATGCGGCCGGCCACCTGTCCGCACAGGGCCAGGCTGGCCTCCATGTCGCCCCCGAAGTACAGGTCGAGGGGACGCGCCGCCAGCGTGGCCATGGCGTTCGTCTCGGTGTCGAACTCGAGAGCTTCGGCCGTGGTGGTCCGCAGCGCTCGCAACGACGGTGATGTGTGGCGGTTCAGCATCACGGTGTCGGTGTCTTTGGCCGCCACGATGGCGTTCTTCCAGTTGTCGTGAATGGGAGACTCGGCCGCGGCGACCATGCGGGTTCCCATCTGCACCGCTTCGGCGCCCAGCGCAAACGCCGCAGCCATGGTGCGCCCGTCGACGATGCCGCCGGCGGCGATGATGGGCACCTCGACGCGCGACCTCACCAGCGGCAGCAACACCATCGTCGAAACGTCTCGCGGGTTCTTGAAGCCGCCACCTTCAGCGCCTTCGACCACCAGGCCGTCGACGCCGGCATCGACGGCCTTCAAGGCCGAGTCGAGCGTGGGCACCACGTGGAACACGGTGATGCCTGCGTCTTTCAGGGCCTGGGTGTACTTCATGGGGTTGCCGGCCGAAGTGGTCACGAATTCGACGCCGTTTTCGGCCACGAACTCGACGATGGCAGGGTCGCGAACGAACGCCTGGGCGATGTTGACGCCGAATGGCTTGTCGGTGAGATCACGCATCTTGGCGATCTCTTCTCGGATCGTTGGCAGGTCGCCAGAGCTGGTCTCGATGATGCCCATGCCCCCGGCCCGCGATACGGCCGAGGCGAGCTGCGAGCGAGCGATCCAGCCCATCGGTGCCTGAACGATCGGTATCTCGACCCCCAGCATGCGAGTAATCCGGTTGTCGAACATCTGTGTGCCTTTCAGCCTGGCCTGGGGAAGAACTGGTCGATGAGGATGGCGTTTCCGTCGGGGTCGGTCAAAGTGATGTGAGCGGGGCCGGTCTCTGCAGGGTCGAGGTCCTCGATCAACTCGATGCCAGACTCGACCAGCGCGGCCCTGATGTCGCGGATGTCCTGGAATTCCTGCAGCGGCCCTTCGACCGTGAGCCCCGGGTTGAAGGTCAAGATGTTGCCCTCGAACATGGCGTGAAACAGGCCGATCACCGACTTGCCGTTCACCATGATGACGTAACCCTCGCCGTCACCACCCGTGCGTTCGAAGCCCAGCTTTTCGTAGAACGCCTCCGACGCGGCCAGGTCTGCGACGTTCAGGCTGATCGAGAATGCGCCAAGGTCCATCCCACGATTGTGCCCGATCTGCACTGTCCCCATCCCTTCTGCCCGCATCTTTGCGACAACCCGGCAGGCGCTTCGCTGGTTGCCGCAAATATGCGGGCTCAACTGGACGCCCGCCTTCGAGGGCTCGTCGTCGAGCTTCATCCCCGGGCGCGACCCCAACTAACCTCGCCAAGTCCGAGGGGGTGAAGCCTGCAATGCCGGTCTTGAAGAGCAAGCTCGACACCAGCAGCGACGAATATCAGCAGAACCTGCGGGCCATGCAGGCGCTGTGGGACGACGTTGCGGCCGAGTTGGCCAAGGTGCCCTCGATCGGTGGTCAGCGCTACGTCGATCGTCACCGGGCCAGAGGCAAGATGTTGGTGCGCGAGCGCATCGAGCTGTTGGTCGATCCGGGCACGCCGTTCCTCGAGCTCAGCCCGCTGGCCGGCTGGGGCACCGAGTTTCCGGTCGGTACGGGCATCGCCATGGGCATAGGTGTCGTCGAGAACACCCTGGTCATGGTCTACGGCACAGACATGACCTACCGAGGCGGGTCGATGAACCCGGTGACCGTCGACAAGATGCAGCGCCTGGCCGAGATCGTGCGTCAGAACCGGCTGCCCCTCATCGTGTTGAACGAATCGGCCGGTGCAGACCTGCCACACCAGGTCGACATCTTCGTACGGGGCGGCGAGCAGTTCCGCAACATCACCCAGTGGTCGAAGATGGGCATTCCGACCATCACGGTGGCCTTCGGGCCCAACACCGCCGGTGGCGCCTACGTACCTGGCATGAGCGACTACACCGTGTTCGTCAAAGAGCGCGGAACGGCCTATCTGGGCGGCCCGCCGTTGGTCAAGATGGCCATCGACGAGATAGTCGACGAGGAAACCCTGGGCGGCGCCGAGATGCACTCGCGCACCTCGGGCCTGTCCGACTACATGGCGGTCGACGAACTCGATGCCTTGCGGATTGCGCGCGACATCGTTCGCAACCTCAGATTCCAACCGCTGGGGCCGGGGCCCAGCCTGCCGGCCGACCCTCCCATCTACGACCAGGCCGAGCTGTTGGGATGTGCGTCTGCCGACGTGCGCATTCCATTCGAGATG
This genomic stretch from Acidimicrobiales bacterium harbors:
- a CDS encoding APC family permease translates to MSSDSDAMGLWGAVSIGVGGMVGGGIFAVLGLSVELTQSAAPLAFLLAGVVAGLTATSYAKLAVRFPSRGGTIVYLNEAFGGGLLSGGLNVLLWLSYVIMLSLYASAFGSYFVTLLPGNPPGWAFNAALSGSVIGLTALNAASAAAVGRAEEWIVLIKITILVVFVAAGLTVVQPGRLAPSEWASPLAIVGGGMLIFVAYEGFELIANSAEDMSDPGQVLPKAFGISVLSVTVLYVLVAVVTVGVLSLSEIQSAADFALAEAARPRFGQFGFTVIGVAAVLSTASAINATLYGATRLTFSVAKSGELPEPFSQRMRGGVAEGLLITSALTLVIANTVDLSSISTVGSVGFLIVFGAVNLAHIRLRDGDEALWFPMLGAVGCAVAIVALLIQASQDSIVSVLLAGGLVGVSFLIEAAYRSYSGKTKTLLP
- a CDS encoding methyl-accepting chemotaxis protein; this translates as MLTVKRRLIVGTIVVVGFMSVLAAVVVTRSNATISRIDDAQAAIAQIDSGVADDALAEASSAANASRAAAVVGAGVLGIMMFGFGASVLLGLLGQLRRFTQAAETIAAGELDVERMPEDQGDFIDGLASAFNSMTDVLSAVAAEADAIANGDINVDHGIPGGVGRSFDAMVASLSDMVGHMNRSSQRLAAAASELTSVSMAVGEGADRTAAEAGVASAAGDEVSHRVSTIAAAVEEMNATIRDVASNASEAATVASNAVAVAEETSATIAKLGDSSQQIGDVILLINSIAEQTNLLALNATIEAARAGAAGKGFAVVASEVKELASQTAEATQEIAERIEAIQADTAGAVAASQRVGETIARINEISMSIAGAVEEQSVTTSEIGRNIEETADKTNGIANSISDLALAASDTQRSTASTRAAAEELTSMAAEFAELVGRYR
- a CDS encoding nitronate monooxygenase, producing MFDNRITRMLGVEIPIVQAPMGWIARSQLASAVSRAGGMGIIETSSGDLPTIREEIAKMRDLTDKPFGVNIAQAFVRDPAIVEFVAENGVEFVTTSAGNPMKYTQALKDAGITVFHVVPTLDSALKAVDAGVDGLVVEGAEGGGFKNPRDVSTMVLLPLVRSRVEVPIIAAGGIVDGRTMAAAFALGAEAVQMGTRMVAAAESPIHDNWKNAIVAAKDTDTVMLNRHTSPSLRALRTTTAEALEFDTETNAMATLAARPLDLYFGGDMEASLALCGQVAGRIDAIEPVADVLSSCATECLEVLGELTARYVTPA
- a CDS encoding VOC family protein: MDLGAFSISLNVADLAASEAFYEKLGFERTGGDGEGYVIMVNGKSVIGLFHAMFEGNILTFNPGLTVEGPLQEFQDIRDIRAALVESGIELIEDLDPAETGPAHITLTDPDGNAILIDQFFPRPG
- a CDS encoding carboxyl transferase domain-containing protein encodes the protein MPVLKSKLDTSSDEYQQNLRAMQALWDDVAAELAKVPSIGGQRYVDRHRARGKMLVRERIELLVDPGTPFLELSPLAGWGTEFPVGTGIAMGIGVVENTLVMVYGTDMTYRGGSMNPVTVDKMQRLAEIVRQNRLPLIVLNESAGADLPHQVDIFVRGGEQFRNITQWSKMGIPTITVAFGPNTAGGAYVPGMSDYTVFVKERGTAYLGGPPLVKMAIDEIVDEETLGGAEMHSRTSGLSDYMAVDELDALRIARDIVRNLRFQPLGPGPSLPADPPIYDQAELLGCASADVRIPFEMREVFARVLDGSRFDEFKPMFGDKLVCGWGSIHGYPVGVLGNNGILFSEEAKKGSQFIQLCNRTNTPLVFMHNITGFMVGSRAEQGGIIVNGAKMINAVANSTVPHFNLMVGASYGAGNYGMAGKAYNPRFIFSWPNHRIAVMGPKQLAGVMEIVARNAAAGRGVDVDEDALAAQTASLENQIETESTALFSTGRVWDDGIIHPADTRTVLGIALAAAHNNVVEGATEYGVWRH